The window TCGGTGGCGAATCTGTGTTTATCCAGGATGCAAACTCTATTATTATGAAGACCGATGACCTGGTTGAGGTACTTTCGTTCATCCGTGATAAATTTCCAGGTGTGAAGAGGATTACCTCGTACTGCCGTTCGAATACCGCTTCCAGGAAATCCGTCGAAGATTTTAAGCGGCTTCATAAGGCGGGTCTTTCCAGAATACATATTGGTATGGAGACCGGTTATGATCCCCTGCTGAAATTTATCCGAAAAGGTGTTACTGCCTTTGAGCATATTGAAGGCGGTAAGAGGATCAGGGCATCGGGTATCTCACTTTCCGAGTATGTAATGCCCGGGCTTGGAGGTGACAGGTGGTCGAAGGAACATGCAGAGGAAACAGCAAAGACATTGAATCAGATAAATCCCCAATTTATAAGGCTTAGGACACTCCAGGTGCGAAGGGATACTGATCTTTCTGAAATGATGAAGAAGGGAGAGTTCAGACCGATAGGGGATGAAGACATATTAAAAGAAATAGGATTGTTCATTAAAAACCTTGATGGTATTGAAAGTACAATTGTCAGTGATCATATATTAAATCTTCTGGAGGAGTTAGAGGGGACTCTTCCAGGGGATAAGGAAAGGCTTCTTGCCATAATAGACAGATATTTCAGTTTGTCGGAAGAGGAGAGGGCCGTATACAGGCTGGGAAGGAGAAGGGGAATTTACAGGAAGCTCGACGATCTTTCGGATGTGGGGATGTATCATAGATTAAAAAATATCGTGGA is drawn from Syntrophales bacterium and contains these coding sequences:
- a CDS encoding radical SAM protein; the encoded protein is MDFAFEQGHIRPPSEAKSLLIRATRNCPWNKCAFCHTYRGSKFGMRSVKEIKDDIQRAKDISDRIREMSWENEEGGEVTERILSMIFNNGNHFDDSFRSVAAWLYFGGESVFIQDANSIIMKTDDLVEVLSFIRDKFPGVKRITSYCRSNTASRKSVEDFKRLHKAGLSRIHIGMETGYDPLLKFIRKGVTAFEHIEGGKRIRASGISLSEYVMPGLGGDRWSKEHAEETAKTLNQINPQFIRLRTLQVRRDTDLSEMMKKGEFRPIGDEDILKEIGLFIKNLDGIESTIVSDHILNLLEELEGTLPGDKERLLAIIDRYFSLSEEERAVYRLGRRRGIYRKLDDLSDVGMYHRLKNIVEQYRAKDHGQMDRDLYSIMHNYI